The following nucleotide sequence is from Mycobacterium sp. Z3061.
GTCATCGGCGACGAGGAAACGGCCGACGCCAAGGTGGCCGAGGGCCGCCCCGTCGCGTGGATCCACGCCACCGCGCTGCGCACCGAGCCGCTGCAGTTCTCCGGCCGTGACCAGGTCAGCCCGCAGGCCAGTCGTGACGCGGCCGCCGCTCTGTGGAAGGCGGCCGGTATCACCAGTCCCATCGACGAGATCGACGCCGCGGAGATTTACGTACCGTTCTCCTGGTTCGAGCCGATGTGGTTGGAAAGTCTCGGTTTTGCACCCGAAGGCGAGGGCTGGAAACTCACCGAGGCCGGCGAGACGGCGATCGGCGGGCGGATCCCGGTCAACCCGTCGGGCGGCGTGCTGTCCTCCAACCCGATCGGCGCCTCCGGACTGATCCGCTTCGCTGAAGCCGCCATCCAGGTGATGGGCAAGGGCGGCGACCATCAGGTGCCAAACGCCCGAAAAGCATTGGGCCACGCGTACGGCGGTGGTTCGCAGTATTACTCGATGTGGGTAGTCGGCAGCGACAAGCCGGGGGAAACCGCGAAATGAAGTACACGCTCAGCATCGCGTTCAGCCCGATCGACCAGCTGACCGAACTCGCCAAGACCGCGGAGGAAGTCGGGTTCGACTCCATCGCCCTACCGGATTCGATCTTCTACTTCGAGCAGCAGTCCGTCGACTATCCCTACACCGCCGACGGGAAGCGGATGTTCGACGAGCACTCCCCCTGGGTCGATCCGCTGATCCTGGCGGGCACGTTGGGTGCCGTCACCTCCAAGCTGCGCTTCTACACCAACGTGCTGAAGCTGGGTTCGCGCAACCCGCTGCTGCTGGCCCGCCAGGTCGGCTCGGTGGCCAACCTGACCAACAACCGTTTCGGCTTCGGCGTGGGAATCGGCTGGGCGCCGGAGGAATTCGAGTGGTGCGGGGTGCCGTACGCCCGTCGCGGCAAGCGCGTCGACGAGATGATCGAAGTGATCAAGCTGGTGTTGGCCGGCGGGATGGTCGAATTCCATGGCGAGTTCTACGATTTCGACCGCCTGCAGATGAGCCCCGCCCCCAGCGAGCCGGTGCCGTTCTACGTCGGCGGCCACACCGACGTCGCCCTCAAGCGCGCCGCCCGGGTCAGCGACGGCTGGACCAGCGCGATGATGACCCACGCGGAACTGGACGAGACCATCAAGAAGCTCAAGACACTGCTCGCCGAAAACGGCCGCGCGGACGAT
It contains:
- a CDS encoding TIGR03619 family F420-dependent LLM class oxidoreductase gives rise to the protein MKYTLSIAFSPIDQLTELAKTAEEVGFDSIALPDSIFYFEQQSVDYPYTADGKRMFDEHSPWVDPLILAGTLGAVTSKLRFYTNVLKLGSRNPLLLARQVGSVANLTNNRFGFGVGIGWAPEEFEWCGVPYARRGKRVDEMIEVIKLVLAGGMVEFHGEFYDFDRLQMSPAPSEPVPFYVGGHTDVALKRAARVSDGWTSAMMTHAELDETIKKLKTLLAENGRADDPFEYQAVCMDKFGVDGHRELAEIGVTDYITIPWVFDGLAFDAPLDKKQDSMKRFADTYIHSGWQDK